Proteins encoded in a region of the Larimichthys crocea isolate SSNF chromosome XVI, L_crocea_2.0, whole genome shotgun sequence genome:
- the LOC104929139 gene encoding ankyrin repeat and SOCS box protein 12, translating into MLQLRTSEEEESSCEISQLRQAVLQNNARLLNEMLCQEIYKKVINCRGGWGIAGTPLHAAVSKGHLSCLQVLLAHGALVDCADVKAQTPLFAAVRGKYLDCVLALLGAGANPNGSSANNCSPVLTAAREGDVEILKELLKHGAEVNSRSKVLLWTSSARVSSGPLYLAAVYGHMECFKLLLLYGADPDYNCTDAKLLSSIKQPKTVLEMCLRHGCGVEYVQLLIDFGANVYLPTLIIEKSTKQNEAVELLLEERGNPKALTSQCRLAVRRYLKKINKIHCIDQLDMPTSLINFLQHKQVPVTVL; encoded by the exons ATGCTCCAACTAAGGacatctgaagaagaagaaagtagcTGTGAAATTTCCCAACTCAGACAAGCAGTGTTGCAAAACAATGCCAGACTCCTCAATGAGATGCTCTGCCAAGAAATCTATAAGAAGGTCATCAACTGCAGAGGTGGCTGGGGCATCGCAGGCACGCCTCTCCACGCTGCCGTGTCCAAAGGCCATCTCAGCTGTCTGCAGGTTCTGCTAGCCCACGGCGCCCTCGTAGACTGTGCTGATGTCAAGGCTCAGACGCCTCTCTTCGCAGCCGTCCGTGGGAAGTACCTAGACTGTGTCTTAGCGCTCCTCGGAGCTGGCGCAAACCCCAACGGGAGCTCGGCCAACAACTGCTCCCCCGTCCTCACAGCTGCTCGGGAGGGGGATGTGGAGATATTAAAGGAACTGCTTAAACACGGCGCAGAGGTGAATTCTCGCTCTAAAGTTTTGCTCTGGACTTCCAGTGCCAGGGTGTCCAGCGGGCCGCTCTACCTGGCTGCCGTCTATGGACACATGGAGTGTTTCAAACTGCTGCTCCTCTACGGGGCAGACCCGGATTATAACTGCACAGATGCAAAGCTGCTGAGTTCTATCAAGCAGCCCAAAACTGTGCTGGAGATGTGCCTCAGGCATGGCTGCGGCGTGGAGTACGTCCAGCTCCTGATCGACTTCGGTGCTAACGTCTACCTCCCAACGCTGATCATCGAGAAGTCCACCAAGCAGAACGAGGCTGTGGAGCTGCTTCTGGAGGAAAGAG GAAATCCAAAGGCCTTGACTTCACAGTGCCGACTCGCTGTCCGAAGATACCTCAAAAAGATCAACAAGATCCACTGTATCGATCAGCTGGACATGCCGACGAGTCTCATAAACTTCTTGCAACACAAACAAGTCCCAGTCACTGTCCTGTAG